One genomic window of Aethina tumida isolate Nest 87 chromosome 3, icAetTumi1.1, whole genome shotgun sequence includes the following:
- the LOC109605537 gene encoding dmX-like protein 2 isoform X5 — MNLHQIVSGACNAGDKCFAVGSVEGVPFTAYAAGCNIVILASTFERVQIIPGAVHDYIRISSVDCSSDTGKIAAAYDNTVCIYEPTPLIHNNSTHGLDYRWVQTGTLKTDSPIRALSWNLEGTRLLTAGTHVQLWHLKTQVEDEEPAVTFTLGGENTDQDLGDEPDKPQEQEQTQWQCVWKANTAIPVQHLAFSPDGTLFATCGENDRLVKIWYENKHFIFTSKSHDGAVDLEYGFVYIAHPRAVTHLSWRTTSKYMPKGSVSNMLVTSCKDNICRLWVETVLPEDGLVNLSQLDPQAHHPKFRTHRHKHRFMQRLKHMKTCFHIRRHAKNQAQGFAGPSPPIPTLPSTYSVHDFHSYGYHGTGVTPGLHFHLAASVNAETDIPLVPSISYCNPKPAFVLHWLDNKEMQFNLQAELFLEEFARPVVENPESEDEPLMESSSGTDGVDARIENFLRDWHHSPDLLFSIHPVDGSFLIWVVEWLDEYHPGSFRQAQVSFSTRIPSAFPLGDSMSMSTTVSLYSTTPLLKHLVKDVINRDICNREPCNLASVKEEDETKSEQEQPHQEEQNDTSPAVSLVTKHDNGTLNLWQITFADKSKFSQVLSIGHRSRASGHRFRVNDITCHPVLPLLLTTSHHNIVDQNKCQSQTGFCSELILWKVDAVGPLSKSGGICELARISSPEPSAFSNVAWIPTLLPSTTLGNLSNSPSACFVASDGQCLRVYQAVIDARTLLADLSFKENRRNDDNESESDLSSINQESLLENINIVSQQSTSRPGCIIQLETISEAIQWQNTTFLHVYQEQLITGNRSSPINISGHDAMVDLQQQAIFEEPFYIVLLDCTEQNTIIHMWKLVIASSDSELALTGSQMYVPDCMLVQDQEDLSRKNSMESLHIKQAKVSPHINIGVTREVKQILPIPDGVEIVHAAPAAGHLSSASIYPACLAPYCFATACSDGIIRFWTVSTNTTQIKSLSHLLLEEDGEIVNKGKVWTEWNMVKESAIEIEGQVLNISVAYSGRLACAYKYGKSFTRPNKNDHDSRYINLCVAIYECESTGGTEWILEDIIHLKNIHLPRIDIGRHLDLSYLYDSKTLKKKQRINEVLHTFSGDDRQTSLATEPNIKPTLLAVPSFTTLQSLRKSISEMGNICPLTQKHIVQLDWVSNEDGSHILTVACGSKIMLYTPLSTDLAQANVKAMKESMNNARPILRKASSLAQPMFVDDFKWMTLRKIELQTADGLPALPMQISWVRDGILVVGMDSEMHVYTQWKPQNQSIQQVDVTEHDGRRDMDFRTLTQENQRKLAAIPTLGRISSVNLQILDRKRTKEANIDYMPDYGLFEASRIACPVLPQYHPKQLMELLNSGKIRWVKAILTHLVKCIGGNQEQLEDMQGWARARTLSVSYPAGSPEHRASIGEIALDYDEINNIPPLPLWTLLAADKEQSASQEEKKDYNELFDNNITMEESLDTLLEDQEVSRLERRPSERNIGLTHFTPKQGRLLSRLLTHMHLPGLSSLDQMHLLALADTVSTCNIDLAERFAIDAAKSAMAKENLIGQGEQVITDSLDDCGLRFLLAMKHYSYLLRCLPLAQRSQFQKNGVGMNNLAWAYHSESQEELLNLIPSYAKGEPTWTQLRELGVGWWIRNQNLLRQCVQVLAKAAYQSKQDPMDAALYYLAMNKKNLLWGLYRSKRDERMTEFFSHNFAEDRWRKAALKNAYALLGKQRFEHAAAFFLLAGNLKDAVEICLNRLQDFQLAIIIVRLYEGDEDYLKKLLYEHILGCDPNGENQDMTRAHPDPFLRSMALWTLKQHQAALSTLLIGNAGTQHPAHEEEARETKEADPNVFNFYVYLRTHPLLVRQHLANYGKRKVWLPGGKQVVVEDSITPLERQLYFATAHGHFRAGCPALALEVLSKLPYVVSEKNNTPVVSPKELKKGEDVKEEISTGILSWDQPKEPEKATDFDWGTTTTDFRVKTDDFELKWSDDEGEKSDSSEDGLKMKIGGNDKEEEEVIEEDEEDAEEKVDIMAQQLKFVACLKILMEELSTLATGFEVDGISGSRFKFGSNLLQQQYSNQQVACGQLRYQLYIWLEKEVEALRELCNYVTTEATEPSDLEQSPEPESTEVSNAKPTLHEILIQEKLDFEAKVQRAAKRKRWLRANETLLRTLLSYCSLHGATGGLASVRMELVLLLQELQQEKTNQQLLSPLPFPTSLPLLAASVASCKTVVADPIRYLQCLTQDMLQTMVELPQPSTSQSQLIVLRDLAVALSACIYQSLCDSDTFKSNLQDSQELCSTHLVGRRRRMSVSEGQQIITLPQKWPGVTSLRSLLAREKDEDTPRLTVMLCEAFTATYLALLLYGLATCDCVILFHVTGHAFNQEVWGKLFGGGIKKLLRTASLSGGNTNVPLNPPSGTPTEETSGPTQWLNKQRVKLNTKLLGHQPSLMKEDKPTYREQFVPPEMSILAFLLQKPEGGTYCDEVESENEDSEDEDVFDVPTTTKTVNNEHSDPNSYSWLVLKLATVKMVQTRIHDFLAVASLELSELPVASPLIHIALRKLSLWQDNLRRELDCRQAPPEYIPGCFVENTTTGPAIQKYRQLLEPHNTPFTNKSSASSARFLWTYLVHQEPVQDIFIRAVFGKRRSLSVIDEVIPHPEPAIEPVRIIHKEQDSIAAFSLNQVNNGQIVVATPRELQEMEISLLLELPAWLEDECELDILNLNKEVLDPTVPPFLVIQSTGDKEKTTQPGSPQSGIAGQSGRGTSVILKHKVDGVRRITSHPLLPLYLTGGTDGSVHLYEWGHEHPVAIPRPPGTYAKVTRVRFSQHGNKFGVADSDGNLSLFQVGLSANATRPFFTSLFQTLQCHNKGISDFVFLGSCSLLATAGHSSESKNVCIWDSILPHGKALVVAFTCHDQGSSSLVFAPQHQVLISAGKKGDVCLIDVRALSIRHKFQAHESAVKCIAIDPHEDYFATGSADGDIKIWGVTVPSVLLALPAEHSKSSFFKNIGSGVTQLHIDSHGRLFSCGADGSMKVRQLPDRETLLNHHSK; from the exons ATGAATTTGCATCAAATAGTCAGCGGTGCCTGCAACGCTGGCGACAAATGCTTCGCAGTTGGATCCGTGGAAGGTGTACCGTTCACA GCGTACGCCGCAGGATGCAACATCGTAATATTGGCGTCCACGTTCGAAAGGGTGCAGATTATCCCTGGAGCAGTGCACGATTACATTCGTATTAGTTCAGTGGATTGTTCCAGTGATACAGGCAAGATTGCTGCTGCTTACGATAATACCGTGTGTATTTATGAGCCCACACCTCTAATTCACAATAATTCAACACAT GGTCTGGACTACAGATGGGTTCAAACAGGCACCCTGAAAACCGACTCCCCAATTCGTGCCCTGAGCTGGAACTTGGAGGGCACCCGTCTGCTGACCGCCGGCACCCACGTCCAACTGTGGCACCTGAAGACGCAGGTCGAAGACGAGGAACCGGCTGTCACATTCACTTTAGGTGGAGAGAACACCGACCAGGACTTGGGTGACGAACCAGACAAACCACAAG AACAAGAACAAACTCAGTGGCAATGTGTGTGGAAAGCTAACACTGCTATTCCTGTGCAACACTTGGCGTTCAGTCCTGATGGCACACTCTTTGCGACCTGTGGTGAGAATGATAGGTTGGTCAAAATCTGGTACGAGAACAAACACT ttatatttacgTCAAAAAGCCACGATGGGGCTGTCGATTTGGAGTATGGATTCGTTTATATTGCTCACCCCAGAGCTGTCACACATTTATCATGGAGAACAACTAGTAAATATATGCCAAA GGGGTCAGTCTCAAACATGCTGGTGACGTCCTGCAAGGACAACATATGTCGCCTGTGGGTGGAGACGGTGTTGCCGGAAGACGGACTGGTGAACCTGTCGCAGCTCGATCCGCAGGCCCACCACCCGAAATTCCGGACCCACCGTCACAAGCACCGGTTCATGCAGCGGCTGAAGCACATGAA AACTTGTTTTCACATCAGAAGACACGCGAAGAACCAGGCCCAAGGTTTTGCGGGTCCCTCGCCGCCCATTCCCACTTTACCATCCACTTATAGTGTGCATGATTTTCATTCTTATGGCTACCATGGAACCG gaGTTACACCAGGACTCCACTTTCACTTGGCGGCGTCGGTGAATGCCGAAACTGACATACCCCTGGTGCCAAGCATCAGCTACTGCAACCCTAAGCCAGCTTTCGTCCTTCACTGGTTGGACAACAAAGAAATGCAGTTTAACTTACAAGCCGAACTGTTTTTGGAAGAATTTGCGAG GCCCGTGGTCGAAAATCCCGAGTCGGAAGATGAGCCACTGATGGAATCATCCAGTGGTACAGACGGCGTGGACGcaagaattgaaaatttcctCAGAGATTGGCACCACAGTCCCGATTTACTCTTCAGTATTCACCCAGTTGATGGAAGCTTCTTAATTTG GGTGGTTGAATGGTTAGACGAATACCATCCAGGTTCTTTCAGACAAGCCCAGGTTTCATTCTCGACTCGCATTCCTTCCGCGTTCCCCCTGGGCGACTCCATGAGCATGTCGACCACTGTGAGTCTTTACAGTACCACACCTTTACTCAAACATCTGGTCAAAGATGTAATTAACAGAGATATCTGCAATCGAGAACCGTGCAATTTAGCCAGCGTTAAAGAGGAGGACGAGACCAAGTCCGAACAGGAGCAGCCTCATCAGGAGGAGCAGAACGACACGTCGCCGGCCGTTTCTTTGGTCACCAAACACGATAACGGCACGTTGAACTTGTGGCAGATCACGTTCGCGGACAAGAGCAAGTTCAGTCAGGTGCTGAGCATCGGACACAGGAGCAGAGCTTCTGGCCACAGGTTCAGAGTCAACGACATCACGTGCCATCCAGTTTTGCCCTTGTTGCTCACCACCAGCCACCACAACATCGTCGACCAGAACAAGTGCCAAAGCCAAACA GGCTTTTGCAGCGAGTTAATCCTGTGGAAGGTAGACGCAGTGGGTCCCTTGTCGAAGTCTGGTGGCATATGCGAGTTGGCTAGGATTAGCTCTCCTGAACCTTCAGCTTTCAGCAACGTGGCTTGGATACCGACGCTTCTCCCTTCAACGACCCTTGGCAACCTGTCGAATTCCCCCAGTGCTTGCTTCGTCGCCTCAGACGGGCAATGCCTCAGAGTTTACCAGGCTGTAATAGACGCCAGGACGCTGCTGGCGGACTTGTCCTTTAAAGAGAACAGAAGGAACGACGACAACGAGAGTGAGTCCGACTTGTCTTCAATCAATCAGGAAAGTCTTCTGGAGAACATCAACATTGTTTCCCAGCAAAGCACCTCCAGGCCGGGGTGTATAATACAACTAGAGACTATTTCCGAGGCGATTCAATGGCAGAACACCACCTTCCTTCACGTGTATCAGGAACAATTAATCACCGGTAACCGTAGTTCCCCCATTAACATAAGTGGGCACGATGCCATGGTGGATTTACAACAACAGGCGATATTTGAGGAGCCTTTCTATATAGTTCTGTTAGATTGCACTGAGCAGAACACAATAATACACATGTGGAAGCTGGTCATTGCTTCATCAGATTCGGAGCTGGCTCTGACTGGAAGTCAGATGTACGTCCCAGATTGCATGTTGGTTCAGGACCAGGAAGACTTGTCAAGGAAAAATAGTATGGAGTCGTTGCACATTAAACAGGCTAAAGTCAGCCCCCACATTAATATTGGAGTGACCAGAGAAGTGAAACAG attttaccCATTCCGGATGGCGTTGAAATTGTGCACGCAGCCCCAGCCGCCGGTCACCTAAGCTCAGCTTCAATCTACCCGGCATGTTTGGCGCCGTATTGTTTCGCCACCGCCTGCAGCGACGGCATAATCCGCTTCTGGACCGTATCCACGAACACCACCCAGATCAAGTCCTTAAGTCACTTGCTGTTGGAGGAAGACGGCGAGATTGTGAACAAAGGGAAAGTATGGACCGAATGGAACATGGTCAAGGAGTCGGCCATAGAAATCGAGGGCCAAGTGCTGAATATAAGCGTCGCCTACTCTGGCAGACTTGCCTGTGCTTATAAATACGGCAAGAGTTTCACCAGACCGAATAAAAACGATCACGATTCCAGGTACATAAATTTGTGCGTGGCTATTTACGAGTGCGAGTCGACCGGGGGCACCGAATGGATCTTGGAAGATATTATACACTTGAAGAACATCCATTTGCCTCGCATAGATATTGGACGTCACTTAGACTTGAGTTACTTGTACGACTCCAAGACGTTGAAGAAGAAGCAAAGGATCAACGAGGTGCTGCACACCTTCTCTGGGGATGACAGACAAACTAGTCTTGCAACTGAGCCCAACATTAAACCCACACTTTTAGCCGTGCCCAGCTTCACCACCTTACAGTCGTTGAGGAAGTCCATTTCGGAAATGGGCAACATCTGTCCTTTAACACAGAAACATATAGTCCAACTTGATTGGGTGTCCAACGAGGACGGGTCCCACATCTTAACCGTGGCATGTGGAAGCAAAATTATGCTCTACACTCCCCTATCCACGGATTTGGCCCAAGCCAACGTTAAGGCCATGAAAGAGTCGATGAACAACGCAAGACCCATCTTGAGAAAAGCCAGTTCCTTGGCCCAACCCATGTTCGTGGACGACTTCAAGTGGATGACTCTAAGAAAGATTGAGCTCCAAACAGCCGACGGCCTCCCAGCCCTACCAATGCAAATCAGCTGGGTAAGAGACGGCATCCTCGTCGTCGGTATGGACTCGGAAATGCACGTGTACACCCAGTGGAAGCCGCAGAACCAATCGATTCAACAGGTGGACGTCACCGAACACGACGGCAGACGAGACATGGACTTCAGGACGCTGACGCAAGAAAACCAAAGGAAACTGGCCGCCATTCCCACCTTGGGAAGGATCAGCTCCGTGAACCTTCAAATTTTAGACAGGAAGCGAACGAAGGAGGCCAACATTGATTACATGCCCGATTATGGACTTTTTGAAGCTTCCAGGATCGCCTGCCCGGTCCTGCCTCAGTACCACCCCAAACAACTGATGGAGCTGTTGAATTCGGGCAAGATACGTTGGGTCAAAGCCATTTTAACTCACTTGGTTAAGTGCATTGGAGGTAATCAAGAACAGTTGGAGGATATGCAAGGTTGGGCAAGGGCAAGAACTTTGTCCGTTAGTTACCCGGCCGGTAGCCCAGAACATAGAGCCAGCATTGGAGAAATCGCCCTAGACTACGACGAGATTAATAACATTCCTCCACTTCCACTTTGGACCCTCCTGGCTGCCGACAAAGAGCAGTCAGCCTCGCAGGAAGAGAAGAAGGACTACAACGAGCTGTTCGACAACAACATCACCATGGAGGAGTCCTTGGACACTTTATTAGAAGACCAAGAAGTGAGCAGATTGGAAAGACGTCCGTCAGAGCGAAACATCGGCCTGACCCACTTCACCCCCAAGCAGGGCAGACTCCTTTCCAGATTGTTGACGCACATGCACTTGCCAGGACTTTCCAGTTTGGACCAGATGCACTTGTTGGCCCTCGCTGACACCGTGTCCACCTGCAACATAGACCTGGCCGAAAGGTTCGCCATTGACGCCGCCAAGTCGGCCATGGCCAAGGAGAACCTCATCGGACAAGGCGAGCAGGTCATCACGGACAGTTTGGACGATTGCGGCCTCAGGTTCCTCCTCGCTATGAAACACTACAGCTATCTGCTTAG ATGTTTGCCATTAGCGCAAAGGTCGCAATTCCAAAAGAACGGCGTCGGCATGAACAACCTGGCCTGGGCCTACCACTCGGAAAGTCAGGAGGAGCTGCTAAATCTAATCCCCAGCTACGCCAAAGGCGAACCGACGTGGACGCAGCTGCGTGAGCTGGGCGTCGGCTGGTGGATCCGGAATCAAAACCTGCTCAGGCAGTGCGTGCAAGTGCTGGCGAAGGCCGCCTACCAATCCAAACAAGACCCAATGGACGCCGCCCTGTACTACCTGGCGATGAACAAGAAGAACTTGCTGTGGGGCTTGTACAGGTCGAAGCGTGACGAACGCATGACGGAGTTCTTCTCGCACAACTTCGCTGAGGACCGTTGGAGGAAGGCGGCCCTGAAGAACGCTTACGCCCTTCTGGGTAAGCAGAGGTTCGAACACGCCGCCGCCTTCTTCCTTCTGGCTGGTAACCTTAAAGACGCGGTGGAAATTTGCCTGAACAGGCTGCAGGACTTCCAGCTGGCTATTATAATCGTGCGTCTGTATGAAGGTGACGAAGACTACCTTAAGAAGCTGCTCTACGAACACATATTGGGTTGTGACCCGAACGGCGAGAACCAAGACATGACCAGAGCTCATCCAGATCCGTTTCTGCGCTCCATGGCTTTGTGGACGCTGAAGCAGCACCAGGCGGCGCTCAGCACGCTTCTGATAGGCAACGCCGGCACCCAACATCCGGCCCACGAGGAAGAGGCTAGGGAAACCAAGGAGGCGGACCccaatgttttcaatttctacGTCTATCTGCGCACGCACCCGCTGCTAGTGCGGCAACACTTGGCCAACTACGGGAAGAGGAAGGTGTGGCTACCCGGTGGTAAGCAGGTGGTCGTTGAGGACTCCATAACTCCCCTAGAGAGGCAGTTGTACTTTGCTACGGCCCACGGCCACTTCAGGGCCGGTTGTCCGGCTTTGGCTTTGGAGGTCTTGTCCAAGTTGCCCTACGTTGTTTCGGAGAAGAACAACACACCAG TGGTTTCCCCCAAAGAACTGAAGAAAGGCGAGGACGTTAAAGAAGAAATATCAACTGGGATATTGTCGTGGGATCAGCCGAAGGAGCCCGAAAAGGCGACCGACTTTGATTGGGGCACCACCACCACCGACTTCAGAGTTAAAACCGACGACTTTGAATTGAAGTGGAGTGACGACGAGGGCGAGAAATCGGACAGTTCCGAAGACGgactgaaaatgaaaattggtgGCAACGACAAAGAGGAGGAGGAAGTCATCGAAGAGGACGAAGAAGATGCGGAGGAAAAAGTCGATATAATGGCACAACAATTGAAATTCGTCGCTTGTCTTAAGATTTTAATGGAAGAACTGTCGACGTTGGCTACAGGCTTTGAAGTTGATG GAATTTCAGGCTCACGGTTCAAATTTGGTTCCAATCTGCTTCAACAACAGTACAGTAATCAACAAGTAGCAT GTGGCCAGCTACGCTACCAACTCTACATCTGGCTGGAGAAAGAAGTGGAGGCCTTAAGAGAACTATGCAACTACGTCACAACCGAGGCGACCGAACCGTCCGACCTGGAGCAAAGCCCGGAGCCGGAGAGCACGGAAGTGAGCAACGCCAAGCCCACCCtgcatgaaattttaatacaagaaaagTTGGACTTCGAGGCTAAGGTCCAAAGGGCGGCCAAAAGGAAACGATGGCTCAGAGCGAACGAAACGCTGCTGAGGACGTTGCTGAGCTACTGTTCGTTACACGGAGCCACTGGCGGCCTGGCTTCGGTCAGGATGGAGCTGGTGTTGCTGCTGCAGGAGTTGCAGCAGGAGAAAACGAATCAGCAGTTACTCAGCCCCTTGCCCTTCCCTACTAGTCTGCCGTTGTTGGCTGCCAGCGTGGCTAGTTGTAAAACGGTCGTGGCCGACCCCATCAGATACCTCCAGTGTCTGACGCAGGATATGCTGCAAACT ATGGTGGAGCTGCCACAGCCCAGCACGTCACAAAGCCAGTTAATAGTCCTGAGGGACCTGGCAGTTGCTCTGTCCGCCTGCATTTATCAATCACTATGTGATTCCGACACCTTCAAAAGCAACCTACAAGACTCACAA gaacTGTGCTCCACTCACCTGGTGGGCAGGAGGCGCAGAATGTCGGTGAGCGAAGGAcaacaaataataactttGCCCCAAAAGTGGCCGGGCGTCACCAGCTTGCGCTCACTATTGGCCAGGGAAAAGGACGAGGACACGCCCCGTTTGACTGTGATGTTGTGCGAGGCGTTCACCGCCACCTACTTGGCGCTGCTGTTGTACGGCCTTGCCACCTGCGACTGCGTCATACTGTTCCACGTTACCGGACACGCCTTCAACCAGGAAGTGTGGGGGAA GTTGTTCGGCGGAGGGATAAAGAAGCTGTTACGCACGGCAAGTTTGAGTGGTGGCAACACTAACGTGCCCCTGAACCCACCCTCCGGCACTCCCACGGAAGAAACCAGCGGTCCCACGCAGTGGCTCAACAAGCAAAGGGTCAAACTAAACACCAAACTTTTAGGACATCAGCCCTCTTTAATGAAGGAAGACAAGCCGACGTACAGGGAGCAATTTGTCCCACCCGAAATGAGCATACTTGCCTTCTTACTGCAAAAA cCTGAAGGTGGAACGTACTGCGACGAAGTTGAGAGCGAGAACGAAGACAGCGAAGATGAGGACGTGTTTGATGTTCccacaacaacaaaaactgtCAACAACGAACACTCAGACCCCAACTCATACTCGTGGTTGGTGTTGAAGCTGGCCACCGTAAAAATGGTCCAAACACGGATACACGACTTTTTGGCC GTGGCAAGTTTAGAATTGTCAGAACTTCCAGTAGCCAGCCCGCTGATCCACATCGCTTTGCGTAAGCTATCCCTGTGGCAGGACAACCTCAGAAGGGAGCTGGACTGCAGACAAGCTCCGCCGGAGTACATCCCCGGATGTTTCGTGGAGAACACCACGACCGGACCGGCCATCCAAAAATACAGGCAACTTCTGGAGCCACACAACACACCGTTCACCAACAAAAGCTCCGCCAGCTCGGCCCGTTTCCTGTGGACCTATCTGGTGCACCAGGAGCCCGTGCAAGACATCTTCATCAGAGCGGTCTTCGGCAAGAGGAGGTCTCTGAGCGTGATAGACGAGGTGATACCGCACCCCGAACCCGCCATCGAACCCGTACGAATCATCCACAAGGAACAAGACTCGATCGCCGCCTTCAGCTTGAACCAGGTGAACAACGGTCAGATCGTGGTGGCGACGCCGCGCGAGCTTCAGGAGATGGAGATCTCCTTGCTGTTGGAGCTGCCCGCTTGGCTCGAGGACGAGTGCGAACTGGACATACTGAATTTGAACAAGGAGGTGCTCGACCCGACCGTGCCGCCGTTCCTCGTCATCCAGAGTACGGGCGATAAAGAGAAGACGACGCAGCCTGGTAGTCCGCAGTCTGGCATTGCGGGACAAAGCGGACGCGGCACCAGCGTG